A stretch of Allostreptomyces psammosilenae DNA encodes these proteins:
- a CDS encoding pyridoxamine 5'-phosphate oxidase family protein — protein MSTVMSVAEREEFLAGVHVGVLGVVAASGADVLAVPVWYRYEPGGDVVLVTGRDSLKARLIRAAGRFSLCAQEESEPYRYVSVQGPAVVEDDGGNLEEHRALAHRYLPPPAAEAYLAGTDFDLSQTVTIRMRPERWYSADFSKQAG, from the coding sequence GTGTCGACGGTCATGAGCGTCGCGGAGCGGGAGGAGTTCCTCGCCGGGGTGCACGTCGGGGTCCTCGGTGTCGTGGCGGCGTCCGGGGCCGACGTGCTCGCGGTCCCGGTGTGGTACCGCTACGAGCCCGGCGGGGACGTGGTGCTGGTGACCGGGCGGGACTCGCTGAAGGCGCGGCTGATCCGGGCCGCCGGCCGGTTCAGCCTGTGCGCCCAGGAGGAGTCCGAGCCCTACCGGTACGTCAGCGTGCAGGGCCCGGCGGTGGTCGAGGACGACGGCGGGAACCTGGAGGAGCACCGGGCGCTGGCCCACCGGTACCTGCCGCCGCCGGCCGCGGAGGCGTACCTCGCGGGCACCGACTTCGACCTCAGCCAGACGGTGACCATCCGCATGCGGCCGGAGCGCTGGTACAGCGCGGACTTCTCCAAGCAGGCCGGCTGA
- a CDS encoding non-ribosomal peptide synthetase, with the protein MTPHRPCPHSPSATTNANPDRAATPGPGKASRRPRYPRDRCLPELFEEQAAARPSAVAARHRRRDLSYGELSARSDALAARLRAAGVERGAMVGVCGSRSLDALIAFLGILKAGAAYVPLDDSHPPARLRAMAEDADVRVAVILPGSACRIRRLATRVELAALPDVTAAGPDRPGPHRGAPPPTSPPPSPPPPRPVRTAATDCAYVMFTSGSSGRPKPVALPHRGIVRLATGDTGGSRPTPDDRVLHAYGLSSDASTIEIWSALLGGARLVIADREELLSPPALHALLEAEGVTVAYLTTSVFHHVARTRPAALRGLRFVSAGGEAMDAHLTRVVRAACPDTTIVNFYGPTENSVVSTAHVVDELPADAVSVPIGRPIPHSTAYVVHPDGTATDIGEEGELLVGGDGLAIGYLGDPELTADRFVQRPRIAPRERLYRTGDRVLWRADGELEYRGRLDRQVKLRGHRIELDEVEALLRADPCVGEAVVEVAAAPGPDGGEDDPRGAGSDPDTGPGHRTLVGYVTPAPGLGPVPVEEVRQRLATWLPAPAIPARLVELPEFPVTSAGKVDRRRLAERLAGTPPRPHVPAQAGAPGGTPAAPPPGTPDALRARLAAIWDLVLRVSPAPTSDFFAIGGDSLLAAEVVTRTLTELEIDAAHGSTLVRALLRTPTLDGYTAAVRALRDAPAPPADASAVGPATAATAAAPPAGVETAAPPSAAATARRPAGAVPRQPAETDWERETLLGFDLPPATGPAPRPWAPAHALLTGASGFVGAFLLDRLLRETDARVHCPVRARDARHARRRVLAALARYGLEAPADDARLDCFPADLAAPRLALAPDHADALAGTLDLVVHSAAQVNFLYPYAALRPANVDGTREIIRLAAPRRVPVHFLSTIAVVAGFGTAGVRDVPEDLPLAHADRLTMGYAESKWVAERVLQRAADQGLPVAIHRPYEITGDRRHGACNTETAICSLFRTIAETGLAPDIPLPMDFVPVDHVAAAVVHLATRRPADRRVYHLTNPRPAMLADMVERMRAAGYRIATLPYREWVGELVRHVAENPTSPTAPFVSLCVDRGNKTDISVKEMYLDGIFPRLGRENVEADLAGSGLDCPPVDSALLDRYLEYFFTSGYLERPTGAAG; encoded by the coding sequence ATGACACCCCATCGCCCCTGCCCGCACTCCCCCTCCGCCACCACCAACGCGAATCCGGACCGCGCCGCCACCCCGGGACCGGGAAAGGCGTCCCGCCGTCCCCGCTATCCGCGCGACCGGTGCCTGCCGGAACTCTTCGAGGAGCAGGCCGCGGCCCGGCCGTCCGCCGTCGCCGCCCGCCATCGCCGGCGCGACCTCAGCTACGGCGAACTCAGCGCCCGCTCGGACGCGCTGGCCGCCCGCCTGCGCGCCGCCGGGGTGGAGCGGGGAGCGATGGTGGGAGTGTGCGGCAGCCGCTCGCTGGACGCCCTGATCGCCTTCCTCGGCATCCTCAAGGCCGGCGCGGCCTACGTCCCGCTGGACGACAGCCACCCGCCGGCCCGGCTGCGCGCCATGGCCGAGGACGCCGACGTCCGGGTGGCGGTGATCCTGCCGGGCAGCGCCTGCCGCATCCGGCGGCTGGCCACCCGGGTGGAGCTGGCGGCCCTGCCGGACGTCACGGCGGCCGGGCCCGACCGGCCAGGGCCCCACCGCGGCGCGCCGCCGCCGACGTCACCGCCACCTTCACCCCCACCGCCGCGGCCGGTCCGGACGGCGGCCACCGACTGCGCCTACGTCATGTTCACCTCCGGCTCCAGCGGGCGCCCCAAGCCGGTCGCCCTGCCGCACCGCGGCATCGTCCGGCTCGCCACCGGCGACACCGGCGGCTCCCGCCCGACCCCCGACGACCGGGTGCTGCACGCCTACGGCCTGTCCTCCGACGCCTCCACCATCGAGATCTGGTCCGCGCTGCTCGGCGGGGCCCGGCTGGTCATCGCGGACCGCGAGGAACTGCTCTCCCCGCCCGCCCTGCACGCCCTGCTGGAGGCCGAGGGCGTCACCGTCGCCTACCTCACCACCAGCGTCTTCCACCACGTCGCCCGCACCCGCCCGGCCGCCCTGCGCGGGCTGCGCTTCGTCTCCGCCGGCGGCGAGGCCATGGACGCCCACCTCACCCGCGTCGTCCGCGCCGCCTGCCCCGACACCACCATCGTCAACTTCTACGGCCCCACCGAGAACTCGGTGGTCTCCACCGCCCACGTCGTCGACGAACTGCCGGCGGACGCGGTCAGCGTGCCGATCGGCCGGCCGATCCCGCACTCCACCGCCTACGTCGTCCACCCGGACGGCACCGCGACCGACATCGGCGAGGAGGGCGAACTCCTGGTCGGCGGCGACGGCCTGGCCATCGGCTACCTCGGGGACCCGGAGCTGACCGCCGACCGCTTCGTCCAGCGCCCCCGGATCGCCCCCAGGGAACGGCTGTACCGCACCGGCGACCGGGTGCTGTGGCGCGCGGACGGCGAACTGGAGTACCGCGGCCGGCTGGACCGGCAGGTCAAGCTCCGCGGCCACCGCATCGAACTCGACGAGGTGGAGGCGCTGCTGCGGGCCGACCCGTGCGTCGGCGAGGCCGTCGTGGAGGTGGCCGCGGCCCCCGGGCCCGACGGCGGGGAGGACGACCCGCGGGGTGCGGGGAGCGACCCGGACACCGGACCGGGGCACCGCACCCTGGTCGGCTACGTCACGCCCGCCCCCGGCCTGGGCCCCGTCCCCGTCGAGGAGGTCCGCCAGCGGCTCGCCACCTGGCTGCCCGCCCCCGCCATACCGGCGCGGCTGGTGGAACTGCCCGAGTTCCCGGTCACCAGCGCCGGCAAGGTCGACCGCCGACGCCTCGCCGAACGGCTCGCCGGCACCCCGCCCCGCCCCCACGTCCCGGCCCAGGCCGGCGCGCCCGGCGGCACACCGGCGGCGCCCCCGCCCGGCACCCCGGACGCTCTGCGGGCCCGCCTCGCCGCCATCTGGGACCTCGTGCTGCGGGTCTCCCCCGCCCCCACCAGCGACTTCTTCGCCATCGGCGGCGACTCCCTGCTCGCCGCCGAGGTGGTCACCCGCACCCTCACCGAGCTGGAGATCGACGCCGCGCACGGCAGCACCCTGGTCCGCGCCCTGCTGCGCACCCCCACCCTGGACGGATACACCGCCGCCGTCCGCGCCCTGCGCGACGCCCCCGCACCGCCCGCGGACGCCTCCGCCGTCGGCCCCGCCACGGCCGCCACCGCCGCCGCGCCGCCGGCCGGCGTGGAGACCGCCGCGCCACCGTCTGCCGCGGCGACCGCGCGGCGGCCCGCCGGAGCCGTCCCGCGGCAGCCCGCCGAGACCGACTGGGAGCGCGAGACCCTGCTGGGCTTCGACCTCCCCCCGGCCACCGGGCCAGCGCCGCGCCCCTGGGCGCCCGCTCACGCCCTGCTGACCGGCGCCTCCGGGTTCGTCGGCGCCTTCCTGCTCGACCGGCTGCTCCGGGAGACCGACGCCCGGGTGCACTGCCCCGTGCGCGCCCGGGACGCCCGCCACGCCCGCCGCCGCGTGCTCGCCGCGCTGGCCCGCTACGGCCTCGAAGCGCCGGCGGACGACGCCCGCCTCGACTGCTTCCCCGCCGACCTCGCCGCCCCCCGGCTCGCCCTCGCCCCCGACCACGCCGACGCCCTCGCCGGCACCCTCGACCTGGTCGTGCACTCCGCCGCCCAGGTCAACTTCCTGTACCCCTACGCCGCGCTGCGCCCGGCCAACGTGGACGGCACCCGGGAGATCATCCGGCTGGCCGCGCCGCGCCGGGTGCCGGTGCACTTCCTGTCCACCATCGCGGTGGTCGCCGGCTTCGGCACCGCCGGCGTGCGGGACGTGCCCGAGGACCTCCCGCTCGCCCACGCCGACCGGCTCACCATGGGTTACGCGGAGAGCAAGTGGGTCGCCGAGCGGGTGCTCCAGCGGGCGGCCGACCAGGGGCTGCCGGTGGCGATCCACCGGCCGTACGAGATCACCGGGGACCGGCGGCACGGCGCCTGCAACACCGAGACGGCCATCTGCTCGCTGTTCCGCACGATCGCGGAGACCGGGCTGGCGCCGGACATCCCGCTGCCGATGGACTTCGTGCCGGTCGACCACGTCGCCGCCGCCGTCGTGCACCTGGCGACCCGCCGGCCGGCCGACCGGCGGGTGTACCACCTGACCAATCCGCGGCCGGCCATGCTCGCGGACATGGTGGAGCGGATGCGGGCCGCCGGCTACCGCATCGCGACGCTGCCCTACCGCGAGTGGGTCGGCGAGCTGGTGCGGCACGTGGCGGAGAACCCCACCAGCCCGACCGCTCCGTTCGTCTCGCTCTGCGTGGACCGCGGCAACAAGACCGACATCTCGGTCAAGGAGATGTACCTGGACGGGATCTTCCCCCGGCTGGGGCGGGAGAACGTGGAGGCCGACCTGGCCGGCAGCGGGCTGGACTGCCCGCCGGTCGACTCCGCCCTGTTGGACCGCTACCTGGAGTACTTCTTCACCAGCGGCTACCTGGAGCGCCCGACCGGCGCCGCCGGCTGA
- a CDS encoding NAD-dependent epimerase/dehydratase family protein gives MRVLVIGGTKYIGRRITEELVRRGDEVMVVHRGGSEPEDWVGVRHLHTDRARFAEAAGDVAAFAPEGVVDTYALTAADAEAVLPHLPAGAALVVLSSMDVYRAFETLHEGRGGEPLPLTEDSALRVGRYPYRGRDLGRDLDLEHYEKIDVEERYLARGATVLRLPMVYGEHDGQRREEFVLRRVRAGRTRIPIGAANWLWTRVYVGDVATAVAAALREPAARGGVFNIGEPVTGTFRDWIEAILDAAGHRAELVTVPEEALPPDLAPTGAVAQHLLVSSERARRVLGWTAGDPGGNIRRSVRWHLDHPPPAQAPTGPAAAERPADPFAADDRALALADAGRAGAAGTAGTVGAGGGEEG, from the coding sequence ATGCGCGTCCTCGTCATCGGCGGGACGAAGTACATCGGCCGCCGGATCACCGAGGAGCTCGTCCGCCGGGGCGACGAGGTGATGGTGGTCCACCGCGGAGGGAGCGAACCCGAGGACTGGGTGGGCGTCCGTCACCTGCACACCGACCGGGCCCGGTTCGCCGAGGCGGCCGGCGACGTCGCCGCGTTCGCCCCCGAGGGCGTGGTGGACACCTACGCGCTCACCGCGGCCGACGCCGAGGCGGTCCTGCCCCACCTGCCCGCCGGCGCGGCGCTGGTCGTGCTCTCCAGCATGGACGTCTACCGGGCGTTCGAGACGCTCCACGAGGGCCGGGGCGGCGAACCCCTGCCGCTCACCGAGGACTCCGCGCTGCGCGTCGGGCGCTACCCCTACCGGGGCAGGGACCTGGGCCGGGACCTCGACCTGGAGCACTACGAGAAGATCGACGTCGAGGAGCGGTACCTGGCGCGCGGCGCCACCGTGCTGCGGCTGCCCATGGTGTACGGCGAGCACGACGGGCAGCGGCGCGAGGAGTTCGTGCTGCGCCGGGTCCGCGCCGGCCGGACCCGGATCCCGATCGGCGCGGCCAACTGGCTGTGGACCCGGGTCTACGTCGGGGACGTCGCCACCGCCGTGGCCGCGGCGCTGCGCGAACCCGCGGCGCGCGGAGGGGTGTTCAACATCGGCGAGCCGGTCACCGGGACGTTCCGCGACTGGATCGAGGCGATCCTGGACGCCGCCGGGCACCGGGCGGAACTGGTCACCGTGCCGGAGGAGGCGTTGCCGCCGGACCTGGCGCCCACCGGAGCGGTCGCCCAGCACCTGCTGGTCTCCAGCGAGCGGGCGCGCCGGGTGCTGGGGTGGACGGCCGGCGATCCTGGCGGGAACATCCGCCGGTCGGTGCGCTGGCACCTCGACCACCCGCCGCCGGCGCAGGCCCCGACCGGGCCGGCGGCCGCCGAGCGGCCCGCCGACCCCTTCGCGGCGGACGACCGCGCCCTCGCCCTGGCCGACGCCGGGCGAGCCGGGGCGGCCGGAACAGCCGGAACAGTGGGAGCGGGCGGCGGGGAAGAGGGGTGA
- a CDS encoding DUF2267 domain-containing protein, whose translation MQHDTFIGQVQARARLDSRGAAETATRASLETLAERIPAPLAENLAAQLPHEIGEHLRRVTHAADEPGTGIRMSRHEFFERVAHRAGADFPKAVHEARCVIEVVTEATQGHLADKIRGSLDEDLAEILFAGSSGHPEGHARPTEQARQFKHA comes from the coding sequence ATGCAGCACGACACGTTCATCGGACAGGTCCAGGCGCGGGCCCGACTCGACAGCCGCGGCGCCGCGGAGACCGCCACCCGGGCCAGCCTGGAGACGCTGGCCGAACGCATCCCGGCACCGCTGGCGGAGAACCTCGCCGCCCAGCTGCCACACGAGATCGGCGAGCACCTGCGGCGGGTGACGCACGCGGCCGACGAACCGGGGACCGGCATCCGGATGAGCCGCCACGAGTTCTTCGAGCGCGTCGCCCACCGGGCCGGCGCCGACTTCCCCAAGGCGGTGCACGAGGCCCGCTGCGTGATCGAGGTCGTCACCGAGGCCACCCAGGGCCATCTGGCCGACAAGATCCGCGGCTCGCTGGACGAGGACCTCGCCGAGATCCTCTTCGCGGGCAGCTCCGGGCACCCGGAGGGCCACGCCCGGCCCACCGAGCAGGCCCGGCAGTTCAAGCACGCCTGA
- a CDS encoding DUF2795 domain-containing protein: MGFTGIDRLRAVLDDVDFPLSKQRLVEHAERKGADEDVLGAIRALPLADYDNVDEVVRSVPRQEAAEEGQTESQRHARGQHGHPGVAQHLRDAGGPSTMAETVEQAKRENPPRPT, translated from the coding sequence ATGGGTTTCACCGGAATCGACCGCCTACGAGCCGTGCTCGACGACGTGGACTTCCCCCTCTCCAAGCAGCGACTCGTGGAGCACGCCGAGCGCAAGGGGGCCGACGAGGACGTGCTGGGCGCGATCAGGGCCCTGCCGCTCGCCGACTACGACAACGTCGACGAGGTGGTGCGCTCGGTGCCCCGCCAGGAGGCCGCCGAGGAGGGGCAGACGGAGTCCCAGCGCCACGCGCGGGGGCAGCACGGGCACCCCGGCGTGGCCCAGCACCTGCGCGACGCCGGCGGGCCGTCCACCATGGCCGAGACGGTCGAGCAGGCCAAGCGGGAGAACCCGCCGCGGCCCACCTGA